A single Mangifera indica cultivar Alphonso chromosome 20, CATAS_Mindica_2.1, whole genome shotgun sequence DNA region contains:
- the LOC123204574 gene encoding histone deacetylase 15 isoform X2: MATKAFPADHLSNGEAGNSLHNEGLENPHQEFKRRHANLASDGSVAPSDAENCTEKKARIQREMTLQDMYNEHAFDDDDEEDSDWEPMQKHVEVLKWFCTNCTMVNLDDVVHCDICGEHKDSGILRHGFFASPYQGGLTDVESEVKEKYKDLHVGVSVSNSCTVIGFDERMLLHSEVEMKSRPHPERADRLRAIAASLATAGIFPGRCYPIPAREITREELKMVHSMEQIEAVELTSHIYASYFTPDTYANEHSARAARLAAGLCADLASAVFSGRAKNGFALVRPPGHHAGVRQAMGFCLHNNAAIAALAAQAAGAKKVLIVDWDVHHGNGTQEIFEQNKSVLYISLHRYEGEKFYPGSGAAHEVGTQGAEGYCVNIPWSRGGVGDNDYVFAFENVVLPIASEFAPDFTIISAGFDAARGDPLGCCDVTPAGYAQMTHMLNTLSGGKLLVILEGGYNLRSISSSATSVIKVLLGENPGCDLHQYAPSKAGLLTVLEVLKIQMNFWRTLAPRFTRLQSLWEIYESKSKKKQIKKVRRAEAPIWWKWGRKRLLYHIIKGHLRVKSRGY; the protein is encoded by the exons ATGGCTACAAAAGCATTTCCAGCAGATCATTTATCAAATGGAGAGGCTGGGAACAGTCTTCACAACGAAGGTTTAGAGAACCCACATCAAGAATTTAAAAGAAGACATGCAAATTTGGCATCTGATGGTTCTGTTGCTCCTTCTGATGCAGAAAATTGCACTGAG AAAAAGGCAAGGATTCAGAGAGAAATGACTTTGCAAGATATGTACAATGAACACGCTTTTGATGACGATGATGAGGAAGACAGTGACTGGGAGCCCATGCAAAAGCATGTTGAGGTTCTGAAGTGGTTTTGTACCAACTGTACAATGGTCAACCTGGACGATGTTGTTCATTGTGAT ATTTGTGGAGAGCATAAAGACTCTGGTATTCTAAGGCATGGATTTTTTGCTTCTCCTTACCAAGGTGGTCTTACTGATGTTGAATCAGAAGTTAAAGAGAAATATAAAG ACTTGCACGTGGGAGTTTCAGTCTCCAACAGTTGCACAGTAATAGGTTTTGATGAGAGAATGTTGCTGCACTCAGAA GTTGAGATGAAGTCACGTCCACATCCTGAAAGAGCAGATCGACTTCGAGCTATTGCAGCTAGCCTTGCTACCGCTG GTATATTTCCTGGAAGATGCTATCCGATACCTGCCAGAGAAATTACTCGAGAAGAACTTAAGATG GTTCATTCCATGGAGCAGATTGAAGCAGTTGAACTTACGAGTCATATTTATGCTAG TTACTTTACTCCTGACACCTATGCTAATGAACATTCGGCACGTGCTGCAAGGCTTGCAGCAGGTTTGTGTGCGGATCTTGCTTCTGCAGTTTTTTCTGGACGTGCCAAAAATGGATTTGCTCTG GTTCGGCCCCCAGGTCATCATGCTGGTGTAAGACAGGCCATGGGATTCTGCCTCCACAATAATGCAGCAATCGCTGCATTAGCTGCTCAGGCTGCAGGGGCAAAGAAGGTTCTTATTGTTGATTGG GATGTTCATCATGGAAATGGTACTCAAGAAATATTTGAGCAAAACAAATCG GTTTTGTACATATCTTTACACAGATATGAGGGAGAAAAGTTTTATCCTGGTAGTGGAGCTGCGCATGAG GTTGGTACTCAAGGTGCTGAAGGCTATTGTGTGAACATTCCATGGAGCCGTGGTGGAGTTGGAGataatgattatgtttttgcatTTGAGAATGTTGTTCTTCCCATAG CTTCTGAGTTTGCTCCTGATTTCACAATCATATCAGCCGGATTTGATGCTGCCAGGGGTGATCCATTGGGTTGCTGTGAT GTTACTCCTGCTGGCTATGCACAGATGACGCATATGTTGAACACTCTCTCCGGTGGCAAGTTGCTAGTTATTCTGGAGGGCGG CTACAATCTCCGCTCAATATCATCGTCCGCTACTTCAGTGATCaag GTACTGCTGGGTGAAAATCCTGGATGCGATTTGCACCAATACGCTCCTTCTAAAGCTGGCCTACTCACGGTTCTGGAAGTTTTGAAGATTCAGATGAACTTCTGGCGTACTCTGGCACCCCGCTTTACAAGATTGCAGTCACTGTGGGAAATATATGAATCTAAAAGCAAAA agaaacaaattaagaaGGTACGGCGGGCTGAAGCACCTATATGGTGGAAATGGGGCCGAAAAAGGTTATTGTACCATATTATCAAAGGGCATCTTCGTGTAAAGTCCAGGGGATATTAA
- the LOC123204574 gene encoding histone deacetylase 15 isoform X1: MATKAFPADHLSNGEAGNSLHNEGLENPHQEFKRRHANLASDGSVAPSDAENCTEKKARIQREMTLQDMYNEHAFDDDDEEDSDWEPMQKHVEVLKWFCTNCTMVNLDDVVHCDICGEHKDSGILRHGFFASPYQGGLTDVESEVKEKYKDLHVGVSVSNSCTVIGFDERMLLHSEVEMKSRPHPERADRLRAIAASLATAGIFPGRCYPIPAREITREELKMVHSMEQIEAVELTSHIYASYFTPDTYANEHSARAARLAAGLCADLASAVFSGRAKNGFALVRPPGHHAGVRQAMGFCLHNNAAIAALAAQAAGAKKVLIVDWDVHHGNGTQEIFEQNKSVLYISLHRYEGEKFYPGSGAAHEVGTQGAEGYCVNIPWSRGGVGDNDYVFAFENVVLPIASEFAPDFTIISAGFDAARGDPLGCCDVTPAGYAQMTHMLNTLSGGKLLVILEGGYNLRSISSSATSVIKVLLGENPGCDLHQYAPSKAGLLTVLEVLKIQMNFWRTLAPRFTRLQSLWEIYESKSKNPLHLIHWLAEKQIKKVRRAEAPIWWKWGRKRLLYHIIKGHLRVKSRGY; encoded by the exons ATGGCTACAAAAGCATTTCCAGCAGATCATTTATCAAATGGAGAGGCTGGGAACAGTCTTCACAACGAAGGTTTAGAGAACCCACATCAAGAATTTAAAAGAAGACATGCAAATTTGGCATCTGATGGTTCTGTTGCTCCTTCTGATGCAGAAAATTGCACTGAG AAAAAGGCAAGGATTCAGAGAGAAATGACTTTGCAAGATATGTACAATGAACACGCTTTTGATGACGATGATGAGGAAGACAGTGACTGGGAGCCCATGCAAAAGCATGTTGAGGTTCTGAAGTGGTTTTGTACCAACTGTACAATGGTCAACCTGGACGATGTTGTTCATTGTGAT ATTTGTGGAGAGCATAAAGACTCTGGTATTCTAAGGCATGGATTTTTTGCTTCTCCTTACCAAGGTGGTCTTACTGATGTTGAATCAGAAGTTAAAGAGAAATATAAAG ACTTGCACGTGGGAGTTTCAGTCTCCAACAGTTGCACAGTAATAGGTTTTGATGAGAGAATGTTGCTGCACTCAGAA GTTGAGATGAAGTCACGTCCACATCCTGAAAGAGCAGATCGACTTCGAGCTATTGCAGCTAGCCTTGCTACCGCTG GTATATTTCCTGGAAGATGCTATCCGATACCTGCCAGAGAAATTACTCGAGAAGAACTTAAGATG GTTCATTCCATGGAGCAGATTGAAGCAGTTGAACTTACGAGTCATATTTATGCTAG TTACTTTACTCCTGACACCTATGCTAATGAACATTCGGCACGTGCTGCAAGGCTTGCAGCAGGTTTGTGTGCGGATCTTGCTTCTGCAGTTTTTTCTGGACGTGCCAAAAATGGATTTGCTCTG GTTCGGCCCCCAGGTCATCATGCTGGTGTAAGACAGGCCATGGGATTCTGCCTCCACAATAATGCAGCAATCGCTGCATTAGCTGCTCAGGCTGCAGGGGCAAAGAAGGTTCTTATTGTTGATTGG GATGTTCATCATGGAAATGGTACTCAAGAAATATTTGAGCAAAACAAATCG GTTTTGTACATATCTTTACACAGATATGAGGGAGAAAAGTTTTATCCTGGTAGTGGAGCTGCGCATGAG GTTGGTACTCAAGGTGCTGAAGGCTATTGTGTGAACATTCCATGGAGCCGTGGTGGAGTTGGAGataatgattatgtttttgcatTTGAGAATGTTGTTCTTCCCATAG CTTCTGAGTTTGCTCCTGATTTCACAATCATATCAGCCGGATTTGATGCTGCCAGGGGTGATCCATTGGGTTGCTGTGAT GTTACTCCTGCTGGCTATGCACAGATGACGCATATGTTGAACACTCTCTCCGGTGGCAAGTTGCTAGTTATTCTGGAGGGCGG CTACAATCTCCGCTCAATATCATCGTCCGCTACTTCAGTGATCaag GTACTGCTGGGTGAAAATCCTGGATGCGATTTGCACCAATACGCTCCTTCTAAAGCTGGCCTACTCACGGTTCTGGAAGTTTTGAAGATTCAGATGAACTTCTGGCGTACTCTGGCACCCCGCTTTACAAGATTGCAGTCACTGTGGGAAATATATGAATCTAAAAGCAAAA ATCCCTTACATTTGATTCATTGGCTCGCagagaaacaaattaagaaGGTACGGCGGGCTGAAGCACCTATATGGTGGAAATGGGGCCGAAAAAGGTTATTGTACCATATTATCAAAGGGCATCTTCGTGTAAAGTCCAGGGGATATTAA